The following DNA comes from Hallerella porci.
TCTCTTGATTTAGCAGCTTACGATGGAAAGTCGCCAAGTCCAAAAATAGAACCACCTCTTCGCTCTTCTCTATGTATCTTTGGTTGAGAATATTTTGCGGAGCTGCGGCAATTCCCGCCGTATCAACAATGGCAGATTCTCCCGGAGCGAACGGACGATTCGCGTCAATGTAATCCCGCATAGTTCCCGGAAAAAACAACCAACTCCATAAGAAAAACGGTGAAAAGAGATGCTTTGGGACGCGCAACCAAAGATTCCATTTCCTACATGTCTAAACAAACTCCGCAAAAAATAAAAGTTGTCGTTGATTATGAAAATCTGAATCATTTATATAAAACGGGGTTTAGTGGACGATATGAAATTTCGTCAAATGGTCGGGAAAAAAAATTTTGGCTGAATGGAAAACTATTACAAGAAGATGCTTATTTTATTGAATTTAAAAAGAATTTAGCAAAACAAAGTGAAGAAGTTTCCCCATATAGACCGCCTCGGGTTGAATATTTGACAGCGGAAGAAATTGAAAATTTGATAAATGGTGCGGGAATTGTTATCAAGCGTGTCCGTAATGCAAAAGCGGATAATGTAATTTTGGGATATAACTTTTTAAAAGTGAACTGATTTTGGAGGTTTCTATGAACATTTTCAAACTGCTCGCCATTTTCGCAATGATTTCTATCACGGCCTGCACTTCGGAGACTTCGCCCTCGGGCGCGGAAAAGCCGAACGAAAATTCCTCAACGGAACTTTCGTCAAGTTCCGCATCTTACGGCATCGTTCCCATCGATACGACCATTCGGGATTACGTCGATCCGATTGAAGGCACGATTTCTTCGGCTTCGAAAACGAGTTACAACTTTTCAACGAAGCGGACGATTCTTTTTGATTCGACGAGAATTTTTGTCGCCGCATATTTTCAGGACAGGGCAATTCAAGGTTCCACGGATCGTGCGGGCGGCTCGGCGACATTCACCTATCGGCTTTTGAAATCGGCGAACTCGGGCAAGGACTTTGTCGGTTGGCTTCTTTCTGGCGGATATTGGAGCAACGACTGCATCTCGGATTCCGCACATTTTGTCTCCCGATGCTTGACGCAAAACGGCGAACTTGTAGATTACAACAACGGATGCTCCGTCAACAATTTGCAGCTTTCCTGCGTCTATCCATACGAAGCTGCAAACGATTCCGCCGCCTTAAAAACGCTTTCGCAAGAGTTTCTGAAATTTGCGAAGGAAAGTCTGTCGGAGGCCGAAAATTCTTCGCCGAGTTACAGCAAAAGCTCCGCGTCAACGGCACCCGGACAGTGACCGAGAAAGAGCCTGAAATCACGACGGGGGCTTATGTCAAATTTTACCGCGGTCGAAAAATTTCTAAATTGTCCCCAAAACCATTTTCCCTATGGAGTTTTTGATGAACGCCGCTAAAAAAAAACGAGCAAAATCCAGAAAAAGAACAGACTCCCGACTTTATGAAAAAAGCCGAAGAATTCTTTGCCAACAACCGCAAAATTTTCCTTTGGGCTCCCGTATATGACGAAAGCGCCACCCGAATCGTAAAGCAGATGATGTATCTGGATTCGCTTTCCCACGACGACATCACATTTTATATCAACAGTCCCGGCGGTGTCATTTCCAGCGGGCTCGCCATTTACGACTGCATGAACGCCATCCAGAGCGACGTGGTCACAGTGTGCTGTGGACAAGCGGCTTCCATGGGCGCAGTTCTTTTAACCGCGGGCGCAAAGGGCAAACGCTACGCCTGGCCGTCGGCGCGCATCATGATTCACCAGCCGCTGATTCAAGGACAAATGGAGGGACCGGCAAGCGATATCAAAATCCAAGCCGAAGAAATGCTCCGCATCCGCTCCATTACAACGGGAATCATCGCCCAAACCACCGGAAAATCCAGCGAAGAAGTGGACAGGGATACCGAACGCGATAATTTTATGTCGGCAGAAGAGGCAAAGGCCTACGGACTTGTCGATGAAGTAAAGAGCGTCTTCTAATGGGATTTTTTTCGGCCATCAAAAGCGGACTCGCCAAAACCCGCGAAGCCATTCTCGGAGAACTTAAAGGCATTGCCGGCAAAGGCAAAGTCACCGACGAAATGCTCGAAGATTTGGAAGAGCGCCTGATTAAAGCGGACGTGGGGACAAGTGCCGCATTCGTTTTGACCGACGCCCTTCGCGAAGAGGCTCTTGGCAAATCGCTTTCCCAAGAAGAGGTGCTCAACATTTTGCGGGCAGAAGCGGAACGCTTTTTAATCGATCCGCCGCCGTTTGCATTCAAAGGCAAGCCTCACGTGATTTTAGTTATCGGCGTGAACGGAGCGGGCAAAACGACGACCATCGGAAAGCTCGCCAAGAAATTTGCAGATGAAGGGCACAAGGTGATGATTGCCGCAGCCGACACTTTCCGAGCCGCGGCGATAGAACAGTTGCAGGTTTGGGCGGAGCGTTCCGGAGCCGAATTTGTGCACCACGCCGAAGGTTCCGATCCGGCTGCGGTCGCCTTTGACGCTTGCGCAGCGGCCAAAGCCCGCGGTTGCGACATCGTATTCATCGATACGGCGGGCCGCCAGCAAAACAAAGACTACCTGATGGAGGAACTCGCCAAAATCGTCCGCGTTCTCAAAAAACAGGATGTCGCGTACCCGCACGACATGCTTCTCGTGATAGACGGCAATACCGGTCAGAACGCCATCAATCAGGCGAAAATTTTCAACCGGAGTTTTCCGTTGACGGGACTCATCGTTACCAAATTGGATGGCACGGCGCACGGCGGCTCCGTCCTTTCGATCGCCAGCTCGCTCAAAGTCCCGATTCTTTGGGTTG
Coding sequences within:
- the ftsY gene encoding signal recognition particle-docking protein FtsY — encoded protein: MGFFSAIKSGLAKTREAILGELKGIAGKGKVTDEMLEDLEERLIKADVGTSAAFVLTDALREEALGKSLSQEEVLNILRAEAERFLIDPPPFAFKGKPHVILVIGVNGAGKTTTIGKLAKKFADEGHKVMIAAADTFRAAAIEQLQVWAERSGAEFVHHAEGSDPAAVAFDACAAAKARGCDIVFIDTAGRQQNKDYLMEELAKIVRVLKKQDVAYPHDMLLVIDGNTGQNAINQAKIFNRSFPLTGLIVTKLDGTAHGGSVLSIASSLKVPILWVGMGERIDQLVPFKKAEYVDGLFKE